From a region of the Gossypium raimondii isolate GPD5lz chromosome 10, ASM2569854v1, whole genome shotgun sequence genome:
- the LOC105776846 gene encoding protein LIGHT-DEPENDENT SHORT HYPOCOTYLS 10 — MSDGVAKDSAEGSSRSSGNHHQQPQPAPLSRYESQKRRDWNTFGQYLKNQRPPVPLSQCNCNHVLDFLRYLDQFGKTKVHLHGCVFFGQPDPPAPCTCPLRQAWGSLDALIGRLRAAYEEHGGSPETNPFGNGAIRVYLREVRECQAKARGIPYKKKKKRKHQIKPNNVDEEAKSSSKQLPS, encoded by the coding sequence ATGTCAGATGGTGTAGCAAAAGATTCTGCTGAAGGGTCTTCACGATCCTCCGGTAACCACCACCAGCAGCCACAGCCGGCACCGTTGAGTCGATATGAGTCGCAGAAACGGCGAGACTGGAACACTTTCGGTCAATATTTAAAGAACCAGAGACCACCGGTTCCACTATCACAGTGTAACTGTAACCATGTGCTTGATTTCTTAAGGTATCTTGATCAGTTCGGGAAAACTAAAGTTCACCTACACGGTTGTGTCTTCTTTGGACAACCTGACCCGCCTGCTCCTTGTACTTGTCCTTTAAGACAAGCTTGGGGAAGCCTCGATGCACTGATCGGACGGTTAAGAGCTGCTTATGAAGAGCACGGTGGATCACCGGAGACTAACCCTTTTGGAAATGGAGCAATTCGGGTTTATTTGCGAGAAGTAAGGGAGTGTCAAGCTAAAGCTAGAGGGATTCCatataagaagaagaagaaaaggaagcaTCAAATTAAACCCAATAACGTCGATGAAGAGGCTAAATCATCGTCCAAGCAATTGCCTTCTTAG